A window of the Mucilaginibacter sp. cycad4 genome harbors these coding sequences:
- a CDS encoding MBL fold metallo-hydrolase — protein sequence MSLPGSRKKGRKYQNTIPTDEAGFGKMIPILREYIKNKAENTPKKTLGPFKTNLSVYNTPPASGLRITWIGHSSILIEIDGKRILTDPVWSDRVSFSQSFGPKRFFKPPIALEDLPLLDAVIQSHDHYDHLDKATIKFFADKNIPFFCSIGVAQYLTDWGMAANFITEMDWGDSAMIGNEIVLTATPSRHFSGRGIIGRNETLWSSFVIKGPEHNIYFGADSGYSPEFKAIGDAFGPFDLTMLEIGAYGKFWPDIHMGPDNASNAHLDLKGKLMMPIHYGTFNLAPHAWYEPVEWLVPMAKQKHIDLFVPKPGEPTEVKGAYNSEWWKEYLS from the coding sequence ATGAGTTTACCCGGATCGCGTAAAAAAGGACGAAAATATCAAAATACCATACCTACTGATGAGGCCGGCTTTGGCAAAATGATCCCAATTTTGAGGGAATACATAAAAAACAAGGCGGAGAATACGCCTAAAAAAACTTTAGGCCCTTTTAAAACGAATCTATCGGTTTACAATACACCGCCCGCATCGGGTTTGCGCATTACCTGGATTGGCCATTCCAGTATCCTGATAGAGATTGATGGCAAGCGCATCCTTACCGACCCGGTTTGGAGCGACAGGGTTTCGTTTTCGCAATCATTTGGGCCAAAGCGGTTTTTTAAACCACCGATAGCTCTGGAGGATCTGCCTCTGCTGGATGCCGTTATCCAGTCGCATGATCATTATGACCATTTGGATAAAGCTACCATTAAATTTTTTGCTGATAAAAACATCCCCTTTTTCTGTTCAATAGGGGTAGCACAGTATTTAACCGACTGGGGTATGGCAGCCAACTTTATCACCGAAATGGACTGGGGCGACAGCGCTATGATCGGTAATGAAATTGTGCTTACGGCTACTCCCTCGCGCCATTTTTCGGGCAGGGGAATTATCGGAAGAAACGAAACGCTTTGGTCGTCGTTTGTGATCAAAGGCCCTGAGCATAATATTTATTTTGGTGCCGATTCCGGATACTCACCTGAGTTTAAGGCGATAGGGGATGCTTTTGGTCCGTTTGATTTGACCATGCTCGAGATAGGTGCATACGGAAAATTCTGGCCGGATATTCACATGGGGCCGGATAACGCCTCAAACGCCCATCTCGATCTGAAGGGAAAACTGATGATGCCGATTCATTACGGCACCTTTAACCTGGCCCCGCATGCCTGGTATGAGCCTGTTGAGTGGCTTGTGCCTATGGCAAAACAAAAGCACATCGATTTATTTGTACCCAAACCCGGCGAACCAACTGAAGTAAAAGGTGCCTATAATTCTGAATGGTGGAAGGAATATTTATCTTAG
- a CDS encoding alpha/beta fold hydrolase, giving the protein MIRKDNFTLPGAKGRPMLIDVTYNDVFKNAPLAIFAHGFKGFKDWGTHDLLARYFAEKGFRFLKFNFSHNGTTPANPLDFADLTAFADNTVSIELEDLDTIIDFACSGASMPMANGVYLIGHSMGGGVSIIKTAEDARIKKLVTMASISGFRNLWPKQIEQQWRLQSVFYFENKRTGQQMPVKSTLLDDLDKHPLRLDIIRQASFITQPWLIVHGDADPTVPVSHSQQLHEANPAAEYVVQKGADHTFGGEHPFAGDALPAQLVEFCDTAISFLSK; this is encoded by the coding sequence ATGATCAGGAAAGATAATTTCACCCTTCCCGGCGCCAAAGGGCGGCCTATGCTTATTGATGTTACCTATAATGATGTTTTTAAAAATGCACCATTGGCAATTTTTGCCCATGGCTTTAAAGGGTTTAAAGATTGGGGTACACATGATCTTTTGGCCCGGTACTTTGCCGAAAAGGGTTTCCGTTTCCTGAAATTTAACTTTTCGCACAATGGCACTACGCCCGCCAATCCCTTAGACTTTGCCGATCTGACCGCTTTTGCCGATAACACCGTCTCTATCGAACTGGAAGATCTGGATACCATCATTGATTTTGCCTGCAGCGGGGCAAGCATGCCTATGGCCAATGGTGTATACCTCATCGGGCATAGCATGGGCGGTGGTGTAAGCATCATCAAAACTGCTGAAGATGCGCGGATCAAAAAGCTGGTAACTATGGCCTCTATATCCGGTTTCCGGAACTTATGGCCTAAGCAAATAGAACAGCAATGGCGCTTGCAGAGTGTTTTTTATTTTGAGAATAAACGTACCGGGCAGCAAATGCCTGTTAAATCAACACTGCTTGATGACCTGGACAAGCACCCGCTCAGACTGGACATTATCAGGCAGGCAAGTTTCATAACGCAGCCATGGCTCATCGTTCATGGCGATGCAGACCCAACGGTGCCTGTAAGTCATTCACAGCAATTGCATGAAGCTAATCCCGCTGCAGAATATGTGGTGCAAAAAGGCGCTGATCATACTTTTGGTGGCGAACACCCTTTTGCGGGAGATGCTTTGCCGGCCCAGCTTGTTGAGTTTTGTGATACGGCAATATCATTCTTAAGTAAATAA
- a CDS encoding carbon-nitrogen hydrolase family protein: MDLQSIEMRNLEVQDYQELKKSMKSAYMDMDEDYWDANSIRRLIKIFPEGQICITVNDMVVGCALAIIVDYQKFGDNHTYKQITGDSTFKTHNDKGDVLYGIDVFIHPKYRGLRLARRLYDARKALCEKLNLKSIIAGGRIPNYQKFQNELTPRQYIDKVKYKEIYDPTLSFQLSNDFHVRKVLRNYLPEDSRSKGFATLIEWNNVYYEEVSDVINHKTVVRIGLVQWQMRSYSNISELMKHAEYFVDAVSDYQADFILFPELFNTPLMADYNHMDSAKAMRELAKYTQPIIEEFSKLAVSYNVNIIAGSMPYIFEESLYNVSYLFRRNGSMEEVYKIHPTPAEISSWGMRGGDEVKVFDTDCGKVGILICYDVEFPELSRILAGQDMQILFVPFLTDTQNGYNRVKFCAQARAVENECYVAIAGCVGNLPNVNNMGISYAQSAVFTPSDFGFPTNGIQSEATPNTEMIVIADVDLSLLDELHEYGSVQNIKDRRTDLYNITFNGKRV, from the coding sequence ATGGATCTGCAAAGTATTGAAATGCGTAACCTGGAGGTACAGGACTACCAGGAGCTGAAAAAATCAATGAAATCGGCCTATATGGATATGGACGAGGACTATTGGGATGCCAATTCTATCCGCCGGCTCATCAAGATATTCCCCGAAGGGCAGATCTGTATTACCGTTAATGATATGGTTGTGGGCTGCGCGCTGGCTATTATTGTTGACTATCAGAAATTTGGCGATAACCATACCTACAAACAAATAACCGGCGACAGTACCTTTAAAACCCATAACGATAAGGGTGATGTGTTGTATGGGATCGACGTGTTTATCCACCCCAAATACCGCGGCTTGCGCCTCGCCCGCAGGCTTTATGATGCCCGCAAGGCCCTTTGCGAAAAGCTGAACCTGAAAAGCATCATCGCGGGTGGCCGGATCCCCAACTACCAAAAATTTCAGAACGAGCTTACGCCCCGGCAGTATATTGATAAGGTGAAGTATAAGGAGATATATGATCCTACCTTATCGTTTCAGCTCTCTAATGATTTTCACGTACGTAAGGTGCTGAGGAATTATCTGCCCGAGGATAGCCGCTCCAAAGGTTTTGCCACGCTTATTGAATGGAATAATGTGTACTACGAAGAGGTAAGTGATGTTATCAATCATAAAACAGTAGTACGCATTGGCCTGGTGCAGTGGCAAATGCGCTCATACAGCAACATCAGTGAACTCATGAAGCATGCCGAATATTTTGTTGATGCCGTGAGCGATTACCAGGCAGATTTTATCCTGTTCCCCGAGCTGTTCAATACACCGCTGATGGCCGATTATAACCACATGGATTCGGCCAAGGCCATGCGTGAGCTGGCTAAATATACCCAACCTATTATCGAGGAGTTTTCAAAACTGGCTGTATCCTACAACGTGAACATCATTGCGGGCAGCATGCCTTATATTTTTGAGGAGTCGTTGTATAATGTATCATACCTGTTCAGGCGGAACGGCAGTATGGAGGAGGTTTACAAAATTCACCCAACCCCGGCCGAAATCAGCTCATGGGGCATGCGCGGCGGCGATGAAGTGAAAGTGTTTGATACTGATTGCGGTAAAGTAGGTATCCTGATCTGTTACGACGTCGAGTTCCCGGAACTTTCGCGTATCCTGGCCGGCCAGGATATGCAGATCTTATTTGTGCCCTTCCTTACGGATACCCAAAACGGTTACAACCGGGTTAAGTTTTGCGCCCAGGCCCGTGCTGTAGAAAATGAATGTTATGTGGCTATTGCAGGCTGCGTAGGCAACCTGCCTAATGTAAATAATATGGGTATCAGCTATGCACAATCGGCAGTATTCACACCTTCGGATTTTGGTTTCCCGACAAACGGCATTCAATCCGAAGCTACGCCAAATACCGAAATGATTGTTATTGCCGATGTTGACCTGTCATTGCTTGATGAGCTGCATGAGTACGGCAGTGTTCAAAATATCAAAGACCGGCGTACGGATTTGTATAATATTACTTTTAATGGGAAGAGGGTGTAG